From one Pempheris klunzingeri isolate RE-2024b chromosome 5, fPemKlu1.hap1, whole genome shotgun sequence genomic stretch:
- the svip gene encoding small VCP/p97-interacting protein: MGMCLPCLGGAADDVVVTPDPDTRRRQLAEAAEKRQKETAYRGVKNPEAVERKRKKQEEIEKQEMTPSVSGGGGLKWQVG; encoded by the exons ATGGGGATGTGCTTACCGTGCCTTGGTGGAGCGGCGGACGACGTTGTTGTCACTCCAGATCCA gACACAAGAAGGAGACAACTAGCAGAAGCCGCTgagaagagacaaaaagag acagcataCAGGGGTGTTAAAAATCCAGAAGCCGtcgagaggaaaaggaaaaagcaggAAGAGATTGAGAAACAGGAGATGACCCCTTCTGTGTCTGGTGGCGGCGGGTTGAAG TGGCAGGTGGGCTGA